A window of the Pseudomonadota bacterium genome harbors these coding sequences:
- a CDS encoding beta-propeller fold lactonase family protein: MRRLNHARPVGLMSLLSLLLLGLAQLVQARIPEPDHVLYGTVTLFGAPVADGTPITLVLAGQSEPLVTYKLGDDPTLEGVYALRIPMDSVDPRAPNTARPGENAQIFVAGELAASTTVGEEGTARRLDLDPGNLTGFPNLTLDDITVVEGNGNVLSSASVPVRLSTTVSAIVTVDWQTADGSAVAGACPGGDYIAGSGQLMIPAGELEGTISVDVCGDNDVEGNELFTVNVTSASSANIADGTADVTIIGDDDLPLLSVDDITVIEPTSNGIATADFTVSLSRVAAQEVRVSYLTLQRTATAGEDYVTAADILIIPAGNPTGTISVPLLADGFVEPDEQFDLELTLPTNAILVDGVASATIIDPAFNPSVDPVDTLTQGQNGVDGLSGAAGVLVSPDGNDVYVAGRATDTVGAFGRSADTGGLVFSTAYNTGSSGFTQALLDGVSDLATTPDGALVFASATNDNAVSVLSRNAGGVLSLATTTDDLGPIPGLDGVGALAASSDGASFYAVGRNAGAINAFNVGSGPNPLGFIQSRNDGGLAGASDVVISPDGESVYVSASLDNLVALFSRNTVDTGGGVGQLTFVENYRDNVGGITGLAGASAMAISPDGRHLYVAGATNNNLVIFSRAEDGGLTLQETLTGGSGALFSMLGPNAVAISADGQLVAVLGLDDNSLTLFKRQANAEQANFGQLVLAEILRDGDGAITNLRGPVDVKFSPDDRHIYVTSSVDNSIQVFRRVFDDLIIERSFEVPPAAPQ; the protein is encoded by the coding sequence ATGAGAAGACTAAATCACGCGCGGCCCGTAGGCCTCATGTCTCTGCTTTCCCTGCTCCTGCTGGGCCTCGCCCAGCTAGTACAGGCCAGAATCCCAGAGCCCGATCACGTGCTCTACGGCACGGTGACGCTCTTTGGCGCACCGGTCGCCGACGGAACGCCAATCACGCTGGTTTTGGCCGGGCAAAGCGAACCGCTCGTAACCTATAAACTTGGCGATGATCCGACGCTGGAGGGGGTTTACGCTTTGCGCATCCCGATGGACTCGGTCGACCCGCGGGCGCCCAACACGGCTCGGCCGGGGGAGAACGCCCAAATTTTTGTCGCCGGCGAGCTCGCGGCGTCCACCACGGTCGGCGAGGAAGGCACCGCACGACGCCTGGATCTGGATCCAGGCAACCTGACTGGCTTCCCGAACCTGACGCTTGACGACATCACGGTGGTTGAGGGCAACGGCAACGTCCTGTCCAGCGCCTCCGTGCCGGTGCGACTCAGCACAACCGTCAGCGCCATCGTCACCGTCGACTGGCAGACCGCTGACGGCAGTGCGGTTGCCGGCGCCTGCCCTGGTGGGGACTACATTGCGGGCAGCGGTCAGCTGATGATTCCGGCGGGCGAGCTTGAAGGAACCATCTCCGTGGACGTCTGCGGCGACAACGATGTGGAGGGCAACGAGCTCTTCACCGTGAACGTCACCTCAGCCAGCTCAGCCAATATTGCGGACGGCACCGCTGACGTCACCATCATCGGCGACGACGATCTGCCGCTGCTGAGTGTTGATGACATCACCGTGATCGAGCCGACGAGCAACGGTATCGCCACCGCGGACTTCACCGTATCGCTGTCTCGCGTTGCGGCTCAGGAGGTGCGCGTGTCCTACCTCACGCTGCAGCGAACCGCGACGGCTGGGGAAGACTACGTCACGGCCGCGGACATACTGATTATTCCAGCCGGCAACCCAACCGGAACAATCTCCGTGCCCCTGCTGGCGGACGGTTTCGTCGAACCAGACGAGCAGTTCGATCTGGAGCTCACCCTGCCAACCAACGCAATCCTCGTGGACGGCGTCGCGTCAGCAACCATCATCGATCCGGCCTTCAATCCTTCGGTCGATCCGGTAGACACGTTGACCCAGGGACAGAATGGGGTAGACGGCCTGTCCGGAGCGGCCGGCGTACTCGTCAGCCCGGACGGTAACGACGTCTATGTCGCCGGTCGAGCCACCGATACAGTGGGCGCTTTTGGCCGGAGCGCTGATACGGGTGGTCTGGTGTTCTCAACCGCCTACAACACCGGGTCGAGCGGCTTTACGCAGGCGCTCCTCGACGGCGTCTCCGACCTCGCCACAACGCCGGACGGCGCGCTGGTGTTCGCATCAGCCACCAACGACAACGCGGTTTCGGTGCTGAGCCGAAACGCCGGCGGCGTCCTGAGCCTGGCAACGACCACCGATGACCTCGGGCCGATTCCGGGCCTTGACGGTGTCGGCGCGCTGGCCGCATCTTCGGATGGTGCGTCCTTCTACGCTGTGGGTCGGAACGCTGGCGCGATCAACGCCTTCAACGTTGGATCCGGGCCGAACCCGCTGGGCTTTATCCAGTCGCGCAACGACGGTGGTTTGGCCGGTGCCAGCGATGTGGTGATCTCGCCGGACGGTGAGTCTGTTTACGTGAGCGCGTCGCTGGATAACCTGGTGGCGCTGTTCTCGCGCAATACGGTGGATACCGGCGGCGGGGTGGGCCAGCTGACCTTCGTGGAAAACTACCGCGACAACGTCGGCGGCATTACCGGCCTTGCCGGCGCCTCAGCCATGGCGATTTCGCCAGACGGTCGCCACCTGTACGTGGCCGGAGCGACCAACAACAACCTGGTGATCTTCAGTCGAGCCGAAGACGGCGGGCTGACGCTGCAGGAGACCTTGACCGGCGGCAGCGGCGCGCTGTTCTCGATGCTCGGACCTAACGCGGTGGCGATCAGCGCTGACGGCCAGCTGGTTGCCGTCCTCGGCCTGGACGACAACAGCCTGACGTTGTTCAAGCGGCAGGCTAACGCGGAGCAGGCGAACTTTGGCCAGCTGGTGCTGGCGGAAATCCTGCGCGACGGGGATGGGGCCATCACCAACCTGCGCGGTCCGGTGGACGTGAAGTTCAGCCCGGACGATCGCCACATTTACGTCACCAGCAGCGTCGACAACTCGATCCAGGTCTTCCGGCGGGTGTTTGATGACCTGATTATCGAGCGCAGCTTTGAGGTTCCGCCGGCGGCGCCTCAGTAA